One genomic window of Evansella cellulosilytica DSM 2522 includes the following:
- a CDS encoding electron transfer flavoprotein subunit beta/FixA family protein, whose protein sequence is MNILVCIKQVPDTKIIKINPKTNTLDRASAPAILNPYDAHAVEEAVRLREIHGGKVTVLSMGPPQAREAIKKCVQIGADQGYLISDRRFAGADTLATSYALYKAIQKLMKEDGVDLVLCGKHAIDGDTGQTGPGIARRMDIPPLTNVISVEEVDLKNKQIKVHRKIENGYERIQSTLPCLLTVEKEINEVAYSPLPNMIRAARYNPIVWTVDDLDDVDIKQLGLKGSPTIVGKMWPPEKSKGAEMLEGDVKAQGEKIVSILLEQRELFEMKEGVNE, encoded by the coding sequence ATGAATATACTTGTTTGTATAAAGCAAGTGCCAGATACAAAGATCATAAAAATTAATCCAAAAACAAACACGCTAGACCGTGCAAGTGCACCTGCAATATTAAACCCATATGATGCACACGCGGTGGAAGAGGCAGTGAGGTTAAGGGAAATACATGGTGGTAAAGTGACAGTTTTATCGATGGGACCACCACAAGCAAGAGAGGCCATAAAAAAATGCGTACAAATAGGTGCTGATCAAGGATATTTAATTTCCGATAGAAGATTTGCAGGAGCTGATACGTTAGCAACAAGTTATGCATTATATAAAGCAATTCAAAAACTTATGAAGGAAGATGGCGTCGACTTAGTTTTATGTGGAAAACATGCAATTGATGGTGATACTGGTCAAACCGGTCCTGGTATAGCAAGACGTATGGATATACCACCGTTAACGAATGTGATTAGTGTAGAAGAAGTAGATTTAAAGAATAAGCAAATAAAAGTTCATAGAAAGATAGAGAACGGATATGAGCGTATTCAGTCTACACTTCCATGCTTACTTACTGTGGAAAAGGAAATAAATGAAGTAGCTTATTCTCCTTTACCAAATATGATTCGGGCTGCCAGGTATAATCCAATTGTTTGGACTGTGGATGATTTAGACGATGTGGACATTAAGCAATTAGGTTTAAAAGGTTCACCAACTATTGTAGGGAAAATGTGGCCACCAGAGAAAAGCAAAGGAGCAGAGATGCTCGAAGGGGATGTTAAGGCGCAAGGGGAGAAGATCGTGTCTATACTTTTAGAGCAACGTGAGCTTTTTGAGATGAAAGAGGGGGTTAACGAATGA
- a CDS encoding ABC transporter permease, with protein sequence MMKWFILFKKEFKESLRNFKWIWIPIVFSLLGIMQPVTSYFLPDILESFGGMPEGAFSIPLPTGPQVLAETLGQFSQIGYLVLVLSFMGTVASERNNATNIMVLVKPVSFASYITAKWVHMYTLALSSFVVGFVLAYYYTSLLIETVPFTNVLKGMMVYAVGILFVLTLVLFFSTLFKSTAAVAFLTLGITIIISLMSTFVPDIMKWSPGTLTQHSYSLFQTGTADGVLLPVLCTLFIIFALVGLAIYLFSKKELAVHTT encoded by the coding sequence ATGATGAAATGGTTCATTCTTTTTAAAAAAGAGTTTAAAGAATCGTTAAGGAACTTTAAATGGATATGGATACCAATAGTATTTAGTCTATTAGGAATAATGCAGCCAGTTACTTCTTATTTTTTACCCGATATTTTAGAAAGCTTTGGTGGTATGCCTGAAGGAGCGTTCAGCATTCCTTTGCCAACAGGACCGCAAGTACTTGCGGAGACGTTAGGGCAATTTAGCCAAATCGGATATTTAGTCCTCGTGTTATCGTTTATGGGAACGGTTGCTAGTGAGAGAAATAATGCGACAAACATTATGGTGCTCGTAAAGCCAGTATCGTTTGCTTCCTATATTACTGCTAAGTGGGTTCATATGTATACTCTTGCATTAAGCTCCTTTGTCGTAGGTTTTGTTTTAGCATATTATTATACTTCTTTATTAATAGAGACAGTTCCATTCACGAATGTACTGAAGGGGATGATGGTTTATGCAGTTGGTATACTGTTTGTTTTGACGTTAGTACTATTCTTTAGTACTTTATTTAAAAGTACAGCAGCAGTTGCATTTCTAACGTTAGGGATAACGATTATTATCAGCCTAATGAGTACCTTTGTACCAGATATTATGAAATGGTCACCAGGAACGCTTACACAGCATAGTTACTCGTTGTTTCAAACGGGAACTGCAGATGGTGTTTTATTACCTGTTCTGTGTACACTCTTTATCATTTTTGCTCTTGTTGGTTTGGCTATTTATTTGTTTAGTAAAAAAGAATTGGCTGTTCATACAACATAA
- a CDS encoding ABC transporter ATP-binding protein: MALITTKQLSKSFKGTEAVKGIDLHIKEGVCTALLGPNGAGKSTTLNMLTGLMKPTSGSIAFDERYSGDRRQYIGYLPQYPKFYGWMTGEEYLVYAGQLGSLSKEDAKARAEELLKLVGLIDDRKKRIQGYSGGMKQRLGIAQALVHKPKLVILDEPVSALDPKGRREVLELMDKLKETTSILFSTHVLHDAEEICEEIFIINHGELIVSGDLQTLKKKYQQPTIYIETEEPIEDWSRTIKDSDWIRHMKVNKNELTISVTDIENARNALLTNEELRKLKIVNFEIVKTSLEDLFMEVTKA, from the coding sequence ATGGCACTCATTACGACAAAACAGCTAAGTAAATCGTTTAAAGGGACGGAAGCTGTTAAAGGGATAGACTTACATATAAAAGAAGGAGTCTGTACCGCACTGTTAGGACCAAATGGTGCTGGCAAAAGTACAACTCTCAATATGCTTACAGGACTTATGAAGCCTACGAGTGGGTCGATTGCTTTTGATGAAAGGTACAGTGGTGATCGTAGACAGTATATTGGCTATTTACCACAATACCCTAAATTTTATGGATGGATGACCGGAGAAGAATATTTAGTATATGCTGGCCAGTTAGGATCTCTAAGTAAGGAGGATGCTAAAGCAAGAGCAGAAGAGCTTCTTAAACTAGTTGGTCTAATAGATGATAGGAAGAAAAGAATACAAGGTTATTCCGGTGGGATGAAGCAGCGTCTTGGTATAGCACAAGCGCTTGTTCATAAGCCTAAGCTCGTCATTTTAGATGAACCGGTTTCTGCATTAGACCCTAAAGGGCGAAGGGAAGTGCTTGAATTAATGGACAAGCTGAAAGAAACAACTTCAATTCTTTTCTCCACCCACGTTTTACATGATGCTGAAGAAATTTGTGAAGAAATATTTATTATTAATCATGGAGAGTTGATTGTATCTGGAGACCTTCAGACACTAAAAAAGAAGTATCAGCAACCAACAATTTATATTGAGACAGAAGAACCAATTGAAGATTGGAGTCGCACAATAAAAGACTCGGATTGGATTCGTCATATGAAAGTGAATAAAAATGAGTTGACGATAAGTGTTACAGATATCGAAAACGCAAGAAATGCACTATTAACAAATGAAGAGCTTCGAAAATTGAAAATTGTGAACTTTGAAATTGTAAAAACATCGTTAGAAGATTTATTCATGGAGGTGACAAAGGCATGA
- a CDS encoding PLD nuclease N-terminal domain-containing protein, with product MMDIILSDLQSIPWGIIAPVIIIQFILLIVAMVDCFKHNNTNGPQWVWILVIVFGGIVGPILYFIFGRRND from the coding sequence ATGATGGATATTATTTTGTCAGATTTACAGAGTATACCGTGGGGAATTATCGCACCAGTAATTATTATTCAGTTTATTTTATTAATTGTTGCTATGGTAGATTGTTTTAAGCATAATAATACAAATGGACCGCAGTGGGTATGGATTCTTGTTATTGTTTTTGGAGGAATAGTTGGACCGATATTATACTTTATTTTTGGACGGAGGAATGACTAA